The Paenibacillus sp. FSL H7-0357 nucleotide sequence AAGGCAAGAGCAAGAACAAAGGCAAGAGCAAGAACAAAGGCAAGAGCAAGAACAAAGGCAAGAGCAAGAACAAAGGCAAGGGCAAGAACAAAGGCAAGAGCAAGAGCAAAAGCAAGAACAACAGCAAAGGCAAAAGCACGGAAAAGAGTCAAAACTAAAACAAGTGCTAGAGCAGGAGATAAGGAAAGAGCCAAGGCCGAGGGATGAGAAAGCACTGGTGCTGGCTCCAAAACTGGATCAAGTACTGCCCAAAGTACTCAAGCTCCAGTTAGTTCTTCTCCGCCATGGCCATACACAGTGGAATAAGGAATGCCGTTATCTGGGGAGCACAGATCTTCCTCTGCTGCCCGGAGCACAGGAGGAGTTGACTGCGCTCAAGGAGCAGCCTGAACTGCGCGGAGATTTCTGGCGGGTATATTGCAGCGATTTGCGCAGATGCCGGGAGACATTGGCTTGCATCGCACCAGGTCTTGAGGCGTCGGCCCTTTATGATTCCCGTTTGCGTGAGATGAGCTTCGGCGCGTGGGAGGGCTGTACTTATGAGCAGCTGCAGAATAATCTCGATTATCGAAGCTGGATTGATGATCCTGCCGAAGTCACGCCGCCTGACGGGGAATCCTGGGAGGCGTTCGAAGCGCGGCTGGACTCGTTTTTAAAGGAACTAAGGCAGTCAGCCGAAGCAAGCGGGGATGAGGCTGAATTAAGCCTGCTCCCTGAAGACAGTACCGTCCAAACTGCCGCTCCGGACCACCACCCTAGTGAAGAGCCGCTGCATTTGCGTGTGCTGCTGGTGACCCACGGCGGTGTAATCCGCCAGCTGCTGGCACGGGCTTTGGAGGACGTGACTTTTCGTACTGCCGCCGCTCCGCCGCCTGGAACGGTGGCAGTACTTACACTGGTACGGAGCGGAGGCAAGTGGCAGTGGTAATCCTTTTTCAATAGACCGTTCAGCCTAAGACAAGTGTAAGCACTAGAAGGAATCCCATAATGCAGGCGTTGATTAGTCCGTGTGCCGTGTATACAGCTGGGAAGCTGTGGGTCTGCAGAGACTCGGTGCCCAGAAAAGTACCCACATTATGTAATTAAAAAGCTATATCACCGCGGGACGCATGGGTTATCCCGTCATAGAACCACACCGGAAGAAAATCCCGGGGTTGTGGTTCTTTTTTTACGCTGGCGACTGTGCCATGATAGCTATGGGGGCGATTGAAGCATGTTTAAGGATTTCAAGCTCATTGCCGGACGTCCGGTATATATTCAGGTGAAGGATTATTTGAAGCATCTCATTCTAAAAGGCGCCCTCCAAGGCGGCCAGAAGCTTCCGTCGACACGCGAGCTCAGCACACTGCTGAAAGTCAGCCGCAATTCGATTATTTCCGCTTATGCGGGGCTTACGGATGACGGCTTTGCGTATACGGTGCAGGGTCAAGGAAGTTATGTTTCGCTTGCTGCCTCTACTGAGAGTGCAGCGGCCCCCTACTGGACCGTGGACTGGAAAGAGCGGATGAACAGCCGCGCGCTGCTGGCGGAGGAACTGGATATAATGAAGCGCGGAATCCGCGCGGAGAAGGGCACGATTTCTTTTACCAGTATTGCGCCCGATGAGAGCCTGTTTGATCTGGATAATGTAAAGCGGGCCTTTCTGGACCGCATGTCCGTAGAGGGCAACGTTCTGCTGAACTATGGCTATGCCAAGGGGTATAAGCCTTTAATAGACTATTTGCGGCAATATATGGAGCATAAGGGCGTGGATATGCGCGGCAAGGATATGCTGATTACGAATGGTTTTACGGAAGGCTTCGATTTGGTGCTGTCCGCACTTGGCCAGAAGCACGGGCAGGTGCTATGCGAGAATCCGACCCATCATACGGCGATCAAAAATATGCGGCTGAATGGATTTGAAATCACTGGAGTAACCATGGAGCGGGACGGCATCCACCTCGGTGAACTGAAACGGGCGCTGGAGGAGCGGGAGTATGACTGCGCGTATTTTGTGCCTTCCTATCACAATCCCACCGGCATCGTCATGTCCCCCGAAAAAAGACAAGGGCTGATGAAGCTGATGGCGGAGTACAAGGTGCCGGTCATCGAGGA carries:
- a CDS encoding histidine phosphatase family protein encodes the protein MLAPKLDQVLPKVLKLQLVLLRHGHTQWNKECRYLGSTDLPLLPGAQEELTALKEQPELRGDFWRVYCSDLRRCRETLACIAPGLEASALYDSRLREMSFGAWEGCTYEQLQNNLDYRSWIDDPAEVTPPDGESWEAFEARLDSFLKELRQSAEASGDEAELSLLPEDSTVQTAAPDHHPSEEPLHLRVLLVTHGGVIRQLLARALEDVTFRTAAAPPPGTVAVLTLVRSGGKWQW
- a CDS encoding aminotransferase-like domain-containing protein — its product is MFKDFKLIAGRPVYIQVKDYLKHLILKGALQGGQKLPSTRELSTLLKVSRNSIISAYAGLTDDGFAYTVQGQGSYVSLAASTESAAAPYWTVDWKERMNSRALLAEELDIMKRGIRAEKGTISFTSIAPDESLFDLDNVKRAFLDRMSVEGNVLLNYGYAKGYKPLIDYLRQYMEHKGVDMRGKDMLITNGFTEGFDLVLSALGQKHGQVLCENPTHHTAIKNMRLNGFEITGVTMERDGIHLGELKRALEEREYDCAYFVPSYHNPTGIVMSPEKRQGLMKLMAEYKVPVIEDGFNEELRYSGSHVAPLIAAAGGGNSVVYLGSFSKVLFPGLRVGWVLADQELIYYLESVKRARSIHTSTLDQSILYQYLLGGHLEKYLKRARTEYRRKYELTLECCKEYLPYVGLSGDGGLHLFVTFPEGFSTRELLDACRERGVIFTAGDIFFTNGTGQNTLRLGFSRVADGDIRRGIEIIGRAARQLLG